A portion of the Hylaeus volcanicus isolate JK05 unplaced genomic scaffold, UHH_iyHylVolc1.0_haploid 12237, whole genome shotgun sequence genome contains these proteins:
- the LOC128884298 gene encoding vacuolar protein sorting-associated protein 53 homolog isoform X1: protein MCEKKTFSMTFLLKGLEKDITRNKDLIDLYMESDKENASFCQKSLGDFIDNTISSDKDGLNEAFQEMQSKIQILEEKTDEQVNQQCEILYTLQGQMDDAKSLGHKLLNSLEHLDNERSLLQKQVETTWSDITVLEAGRQTIQSVTKFLKFLKVFVIALSNIRTFCTENRYDNSIPFLIVLYRLVAYFNQKQFTNDLQNYLQEFQEVIDKMKAQLMMQFDILMSTEVPSSLNFLDACKLVDTFYPRNFRKILLLHLTEIFLEDYTKNFPDQNALTDPHITLQTFDRRYIFFKKLFRQFPSKYDQCFLKEWNVLLFITHEFCRIVRYQLISLMDVADPNSNVTVQALLKTQEFELYLNEKFQERTKNAELSLSEEKPVTFNDCLELPIIKEKLPYLKLLSQDLNVNEDLTKNKDKAVNTNDSSCMKLDSGVNSTEILTLNFHKVISSCFDSFVKTWIKNEENRLACTMQESLKSDEILYDQHEGHEEDDFVNSCTKTLYSSCITLLVNMKKCYHQYQTFARPDLVVDLVEAFQKNLNEYLEMLATRTSTKLLRNPETVTVAVLGTVEYMEHTLPYLIMALQKIEILQDKEILRFQAQFKALSKMKASTLTKLFSLISRPVKSQLYSSFHSSDLVDEKTRKESVWVQPLSDALKKMFDKFKPLLSRMLLRLLCDIFLRWFICEYRKILFEMNKSSVHANKNLRLASEAIMKILYDIPQYVLQDESPLYTKYLLHEFSSIQSLLKDSS from the exons ATGtgtgaaaagaaaacattttcaatgacctttttattaaaaggttTAGAAAAAGATATAACGCGTAATAAAG ACTTGATAGATTTGTATATGGAAAGTGATAAAGAAAATGCATCCTTTTGTCAAAAATCACTTGGTGATTTTATTGATAATACAATATCCTCTG ATAAAGATGGATTAAATGAGGCGTTTCAAGAAATGCAgtctaaaatacaaatattagaagaaaaaacagaCGAACAAGTGAATCAACAGTGTGAAATACTTTATACCCTACAAGGGCAAATGGACGATGCGAAATCCTTAGGTCAT aaattattgaattctTTAGAGCATCTTGACAACGAACGAAGTCTTTTACAGAAACAAGTTGAGACAACATGGAGTGATATAACAGTATTAGAAGCCGGTCGTCAAACGATTCAATCAGTgactaaatttttaaaatttttaaaggtttTTG TGATAGCCCTGTCCAATATTCGCACGTTTTGCACTGAAAACCGCTACGATAATAGTATACCGTTTCTTATTGTCCTTTATCGTTTGGTGGCATATTTTAACCAGAAACAATTTACAAATGATTTACAA AATTACTTACAAGAATTCCAAGAGGTGATCGACAAAATGAAGGCACAGCTAATGAtgcaattcgacat ACTTATGAGTACTGAAGTCCCTTCATCGTTAAACTTTTTAGATGCTTGTAAATTGGTGGACACGTTTTACCCGCGAAATTTCAG gaaaattcttttattgcATTTGACAGAAATTTTTTTGGAAGATTACACTAAAAATTTTCCTGATCAAAATGCTTTAACTGATCCTCATATTACTCTTCAAACATTTGATCGACGGTATATATTCTTTAAGAAGCTTTTCCGTCAATTTCCCAGCAAATATG atcaatgttttttaaaagaatggAATGTTTTGTTGTTTATCACACATGAATTTTGTCGTATTGTTCGCTATCAATTAATTAGTCTAATGGATGTGGCTGATCCAAATTCAAATGTGACa GTTCAGGCTCTTTTGAAAACTCAAGAATTTGAACTCTACTTGAACGAGAAATTTCAGGAGAGAACAAAG AATGCTGAGTTGAGTTTGTCTGAGGAAAAACCAGTGACATTTAATGATTGCCTTGAATTGCctataataaaagagaaactgccatatttgaaattgttaagTCAGGATTTAAACGTAAACGAAGATCTTACAAAAAACAAAGACAAAGCGGTCAATACAAACGATTCGTCATGTATGAAACTAGATTCGGGCGTCAATTCA ACAGAAATACTTACtttaaatttccataaagTCATTTCAAGCTGTTTTGATTCTTTTGTAAAAACCtggataaaaaatgaagaaaa TCGCCTAGCGTGTACAATGCAAGAAAGTCTTAAGAGCGACGAGATTCTTTATGATCAACATGAAGGTCATGAAGAAGACGATTTTGTGAATAGTTGTACAAA AACGCTTTATTCTTCGTGTATAACCCTTCTtgttaatatgaaaaaatgttatcacCAATACCAAACTTTCGCGCGGCCTGACTTAGTGGTGGATCTTGTGGAAGCGTTTCAAAAAAATCTGAACGAGTATCTTGAGATGCTTGCGACACGAACGTCTACAAA ACTTTTAAGAAATCCGGAAACTGTAACTGTTGCGGTACTAGGAACTGTAGAATACATGGAGCATACATTACCTTATCTTATAATGGCTCTTCAAAAAATAGA AATACTACAagacaaagaaatattaaggTTTCAAGCACAGTTTAAAGCTTTGTCAAA GATGAAAGCAAGCACTCTTACAAAACTATTTTCCTTAATTAGCCGTCCTGTGAAATCGCAGTTGTATTCGTCATTCCATAGCTCCGACTTGGTGGATGAAAAAACAAGAAAGGAAAGTGTTTGGGTTCAACCATTATCAG ATGCcttaaagaaaatgtttgataaatttaaaccACTTTTGTCTCGAATGCTGCTGCGGTTGCtttgtgacatttttttaag ATGGTTTATTTGTGAGTAtcgtaaaattctttttgaaatgaataaatcatcTGTTCAcgctaataaaaat TTGCGTTTAGCCAGTGAAGCAATAATGAAAATCTTATACGATATACCTCAATATGTTTTACAAGATGAATCTCCTTTATACACAAAATATCTTCTGCATGAATTTAGTTCAattcaatctcttttaaag GATTCTTCTTAA
- the LOC128884298 gene encoding vacuolar protein sorting-associated protein 53 homolog isoform X3, producing MWKLLNSLEHLDNERSLLQKQVETTWSDITVLEAGRQTIQSVTKFLKFLKVFVIALSNIRTFCTENRYDNSIPFLIVLYRLVAYFNQKQFTNDLQNYLQEFQEVIDKMKAQLMMQFDILMSTEVPSSLNFLDACKLVDTFYPRNFRKILLLHLTEIFLEDYTKNFPDQNALTDPHITLQTFDRRYIFFKKLFRQFPSKYDQCFLKEWNVLLFITHEFCRIVRYQLISLMDVADPNSNVTVQALLKTQEFELYLNEKFQERTKNAELSLSEEKPVTFNDCLELPIIKEKLPYLKLLSQDLNVNEDLTKNKDKAVNTNDSSCMKLDSGVNSTEILTLNFHKVISSCFDSFVKTWIKNEENRLACTMQESLKSDEILYDQHEGHEEDDFVNSCTKTLYSSCITLLVNMKKCYHQYQTFARPDLVVDLVEAFQKNLNEYLEMLATRTSTKLLRNPETVTVAVLGTVEYMEHTLPYLIMALQKIEILQDKEILRFQAQFKALSKMKASTLTKLFSLISRPVKSQLYSSFHSSDLVDEKTRKESVWVQPLSDALKKMFDKFKPLLSRMLLRLLCDIFLRWFICEYRKILFEMNKSSVHANKNLRLASEAIMKILYDIPQYVLQDESPLYTKYLLHEFSSIQSLLKDSS from the exons ATGTGG aaattattgaattctTTAGAGCATCTTGACAACGAACGAAGTCTTTTACAGAAACAAGTTGAGACAACATGGAGTGATATAACAGTATTAGAAGCCGGTCGTCAAACGATTCAATCAGTgactaaatttttaaaatttttaaaggtttTTG TGATAGCCCTGTCCAATATTCGCACGTTTTGCACTGAAAACCGCTACGATAATAGTATACCGTTTCTTATTGTCCTTTATCGTTTGGTGGCATATTTTAACCAGAAACAATTTACAAATGATTTACAA AATTACTTACAAGAATTCCAAGAGGTGATCGACAAAATGAAGGCACAGCTAATGAtgcaattcgacat ACTTATGAGTACTGAAGTCCCTTCATCGTTAAACTTTTTAGATGCTTGTAAATTGGTGGACACGTTTTACCCGCGAAATTTCAG gaaaattcttttattgcATTTGACAGAAATTTTTTTGGAAGATTACACTAAAAATTTTCCTGATCAAAATGCTTTAACTGATCCTCATATTACTCTTCAAACATTTGATCGACGGTATATATTCTTTAAGAAGCTTTTCCGTCAATTTCCCAGCAAATATG atcaatgttttttaaaagaatggAATGTTTTGTTGTTTATCACACATGAATTTTGTCGTATTGTTCGCTATCAATTAATTAGTCTAATGGATGTGGCTGATCCAAATTCAAATGTGACa GTTCAGGCTCTTTTGAAAACTCAAGAATTTGAACTCTACTTGAACGAGAAATTTCAGGAGAGAACAAAG AATGCTGAGTTGAGTTTGTCTGAGGAAAAACCAGTGACATTTAATGATTGCCTTGAATTGCctataataaaagagaaactgccatatttgaaattgttaagTCAGGATTTAAACGTAAACGAAGATCTTACAAAAAACAAAGACAAAGCGGTCAATACAAACGATTCGTCATGTATGAAACTAGATTCGGGCGTCAATTCA ACAGAAATACTTACtttaaatttccataaagTCATTTCAAGCTGTTTTGATTCTTTTGTAAAAACCtggataaaaaatgaagaaaa TCGCCTAGCGTGTACAATGCAAGAAAGTCTTAAGAGCGACGAGATTCTTTATGATCAACATGAAGGTCATGAAGAAGACGATTTTGTGAATAGTTGTACAAA AACGCTTTATTCTTCGTGTATAACCCTTCTtgttaatatgaaaaaatgttatcacCAATACCAAACTTTCGCGCGGCCTGACTTAGTGGTGGATCTTGTGGAAGCGTTTCAAAAAAATCTGAACGAGTATCTTGAGATGCTTGCGACACGAACGTCTACAAA ACTTTTAAGAAATCCGGAAACTGTAACTGTTGCGGTACTAGGAACTGTAGAATACATGGAGCATACATTACCTTATCTTATAATGGCTCTTCAAAAAATAGA AATACTACAagacaaagaaatattaaggTTTCAAGCACAGTTTAAAGCTTTGTCAAA GATGAAAGCAAGCACTCTTACAAAACTATTTTCCTTAATTAGCCGTCCTGTGAAATCGCAGTTGTATTCGTCATTCCATAGCTCCGACTTGGTGGATGAAAAAACAAGAAAGGAAAGTGTTTGGGTTCAACCATTATCAG ATGCcttaaagaaaatgtttgataaatttaaaccACTTTTGTCTCGAATGCTGCTGCGGTTGCtttgtgacatttttttaag ATGGTTTATTTGTGAGTAtcgtaaaattctttttgaaatgaataaatcatcTGTTCAcgctaataaaaat TTGCGTTTAGCCAGTGAAGCAATAATGAAAATCTTATACGATATACCTCAATATGTTTTACAAGATGAATCTCCTTTATACACAAAATATCTTCTGCATGAATTTAGTTCAattcaatctcttttaaag GATTCTTCTTAA
- the LOC128883910 gene encoding uncharacterized protein LOC128883910, with product MESTLFFQFKSQVLQKLLLQHETNKDQQTRFFLSYMTYVWKPATEQSFAQYWESCLAVSIETLFTKYVHSLCAFKNSMDNPSLNEDYQAAYLENIKSFNKVDLFGLPFDFLNESYHLNLLSPKETELGDIGKGLTYEEIFKLILQFTLLIPVNKITLNFSLKSFTTELSSLNELNFKCIVRLFLELPYVPSYAFHVLYDFALMNHRLRKITFAILFKYLRSTERPTLKKRTAYQLILHLACAQECDARQDVLTFINRQIINNPSSLAHVHDLNATERRFQDEWSNLQATTVWLEFFAISLLRYIIEEFALVIKNPDTDLYSDASWPILNVTSPNQHLKKMCEHYFRPLIRSQIADVVTQHDSIIGIIQRFGSLLSLLCYHRSHLLNILMSAYGLSTCISPVLAEALQQHFLETLQCIPKEHLSVLIPLINFKDARFTFLYKDILTILVDSVCEQSADLAITVSEIVNVGLLAYKSTQCIQLVVPLLPCLPKLEAEHFFKQCILSSDQQCASLSIERVLHYASRKDTLSKCVSFIPCDRILYILCQSGEEVFDSSSLSFSYILHALDKCVTIARHQSTIFPPPVFLTFLGELVDQFSNSNGRNKLPRIFGYLLVSITKKLPSLHNSILSDIFPFLFKSYSNDSHCNIWNDPTNWEGVCDSILYFWNSTPTNISDDSISNNSKRLIRQILSQLPRLPLKHLLQKTNITLSA from the exons ATGGAATCAACTCTTTTTTTTCAG TTTAAAAGTCAAGTTCTTCAAAAATTACTACTACAACACGAAACCAATAAGGATCAACAAACTCGTTTTTTTCTAAGTTATATGACATATGTTTGGAAACCAGCGACCGAG CAATCTTTCGCACAATATTGGGAGTCGTGTTTAGCTGTATCGATCGAAACGTTATTTACCAAATATGTACACTCTCTTTGCGCATTTAAAAACAGTATGGATAATCCTTCTTTAAACGAAGACTATCAAGCCGCTTATTTGgagaatattaaatcatttaataaaGTTGATCTATTCGGTTTACCGTTCGATTTTCTAAATGAGTCGTATCACCTTAATCTATTATCACCAAAAGAGACTGAATTAGGGGATATAGGCAAAGGATTAACCtatgaagaaatttttaaactcaTTCTTCAATTCACTCTTTTAATTCCGGTCAATAAAATAACCTTGAacttttcactgaaatcgTTCACTACAGAGTTGTCATCATTAAACgaactaaattttaaatgtattgttcgtttatttttggaattacCTTACGTTCCGTCTTATGCCTTTCATGTATTATACGATTTCGCGTTGATGAACCACCGACTACGTAAAATCACttttgctattttatttaaataccttCGTTCCACGGAAAGGCCAACATTGAAAAAACGAACAGCGTATCAATTAATTCTTCACTTGGCATGCGCCCAAGAATGTGACGCTCGACAGGATGTGTTAACCTTCATAAATCGTCAGATCATTAATAATCCATCCTCCTTAGCCCACGTACATGATTTAAACGCTACTGAAAGACGATTTCAAGACGAATGGAGCAATCTCCAAGCTACGACCGTTTGGCTCGAATTTTTCGCTATTTCGCTCCTACG ATATATCATTGAAGAATTCGCGCTAGTGATCAAAAACCCCGACACCGATCTCTATTCTGATGCATCTTGGCCTATACTAAATGTTACCTCACCAAACcaacatttaaagaaaatgtgtGAACATTACTTTCGTCCTCTCATACGAT CACAAATTGCGGATGTCGTCACACAACATGACAGTATCATTGGCATAATTCAACGCTTTGGTAGTTTATTAAGTTTATTGTGTTATCATCGGTCACatttacttaatattttaatgagtGCATATGGCTTATCAACATGTATCAGTCCTGTTTTAGCTGAAGCACTTCAGCAACATTTTTTAGAG ACACTTCAATGCATACCAAAAGAACATTTGTCTGTATTGATTCCTTTGATCAACTTTAAAGACGCTCGTTTTACTTTTCTCTACAAGGATATTTTAACTATCCTGGTCGATTCCGTATGTGAACAGTCCGCTGACTTAGCTATAACCGTATCTGAAATCGTAAATGTTGGTCTTCTAGCATACAAGTCCACACAATGCATTCAACTCGTCGTACCATTGCTACCCTGTTTAccaaa GTTGGAagctgaacatttttttaaacagtgcATTTTATCTTCTGATCAGCAGTGTGCATCTCTATCGATTGAGCGTGTATTACACTATGCTTCAAGAAAAGATACCCTCTCTAAAtgtgtttcatttataccTTGTGATCGTATTTTGTACATTCTTTGCCAATCGGGAGAAGAAGTTTTTGATTCatcttctctttctttttcttatattcttcACGCTTTAGACAAATGTGTGACAATAGCTAGGCACCAGTCAACCATATTTCCTCCACCA gtatttttaacatttttaggTGAACTTGTTGACCAATTTTCAAACTCAAATGGCAGAAACAAACTTCCACGTATTTTTGGCTACCTTCTTGTTTCtattacaaagaaattacCATCGTTACACAACTCCATTTTATCCGATatctttcctttccttttcaaATCATAC TCGAACGATTCGCATTGCAATATCTGGAACGACCCCACAAATTGGGAGGGCGTGTgtgattctattttatatttttggaatagTACACCCACCAACATAAGTGACGATTCAATATCCAACAATAGTAAGAGGCTAATTCGTCAAATTTTATCTCAACTGCCCAG ACTGCCTTTGAAACATTTACTCCAGAAAACAAATATCACACTATCAGCTTAA
- the LOC128884298 gene encoding vacuolar protein sorting-associated protein 53 homolog isoform X2: MCEKKTFSMTFLLKGLEKDITRNKDLIDLYMESDKENASFCQKSLGDFIDNTISSDKDGLNEAFQEMQSKIQILEEKTDEQVNQQCEILYTLQGQMDDAKSLGHKLLNSLEHLDNERSLLQKQVETTWSDITVLEAGRQTIQSVTKFLKFLKVFVIALSNIRTFCTENRYDNSIPFLIVLYRLVAYFNQKQFTNDLQNYLQEFQEVIDKMKAQLMMQFDILMSTEVPSSLNFLDACKLVDTFYPRNFRKILLLHLTEIFLEDYTKNFPDQNALTDPHITLQTFDRRYIFFKKLFRQFPSKYDQCFLKEWNVLLFITHEFCRIVRYQLISLMDVADPNSNVQALLKTQEFELYLNEKFQERTKNAELSLSEEKPVTFNDCLELPIIKEKLPYLKLLSQDLNVNEDLTKNKDKAVNTNDSSCMKLDSGVNSTEILTLNFHKVISSCFDSFVKTWIKNEENRLACTMQESLKSDEILYDQHEGHEEDDFVNSCTKTLYSSCITLLVNMKKCYHQYQTFARPDLVVDLVEAFQKNLNEYLEMLATRTSTKLLRNPETVTVAVLGTVEYMEHTLPYLIMALQKIEILQDKEILRFQAQFKALSKMKASTLTKLFSLISRPVKSQLYSSFHSSDLVDEKTRKESVWVQPLSDALKKMFDKFKPLLSRMLLRLLCDIFLRWFICEYRKILFEMNKSSVHANKNLRLASEAIMKILYDIPQYVLQDESPLYTKYLLHEFSSIQSLLKDSS, translated from the exons ATGtgtgaaaagaaaacattttcaatgacctttttattaaaaggttTAGAAAAAGATATAACGCGTAATAAAG ACTTGATAGATTTGTATATGGAAAGTGATAAAGAAAATGCATCCTTTTGTCAAAAATCACTTGGTGATTTTATTGATAATACAATATCCTCTG ATAAAGATGGATTAAATGAGGCGTTTCAAGAAATGCAgtctaaaatacaaatattagaagaaaaaacagaCGAACAAGTGAATCAACAGTGTGAAATACTTTATACCCTACAAGGGCAAATGGACGATGCGAAATCCTTAGGTCAT aaattattgaattctTTAGAGCATCTTGACAACGAACGAAGTCTTTTACAGAAACAAGTTGAGACAACATGGAGTGATATAACAGTATTAGAAGCCGGTCGTCAAACGATTCAATCAGTgactaaatttttaaaatttttaaaggtttTTG TGATAGCCCTGTCCAATATTCGCACGTTTTGCACTGAAAACCGCTACGATAATAGTATACCGTTTCTTATTGTCCTTTATCGTTTGGTGGCATATTTTAACCAGAAACAATTTACAAATGATTTACAA AATTACTTACAAGAATTCCAAGAGGTGATCGACAAAATGAAGGCACAGCTAATGAtgcaattcgacat ACTTATGAGTACTGAAGTCCCTTCATCGTTAAACTTTTTAGATGCTTGTAAATTGGTGGACACGTTTTACCCGCGAAATTTCAG gaaaattcttttattgcATTTGACAGAAATTTTTTTGGAAGATTACACTAAAAATTTTCCTGATCAAAATGCTTTAACTGATCCTCATATTACTCTTCAAACATTTGATCGACGGTATATATTCTTTAAGAAGCTTTTCCGTCAATTTCCCAGCAAATATG atcaatgttttttaaaagaatggAATGTTTTGTTGTTTATCACACATGAATTTTGTCGTATTGTTCGCTATCAATTAATTAGTCTAATGGATGTGGCTGATCCAAATTCAAAT GTTCAGGCTCTTTTGAAAACTCAAGAATTTGAACTCTACTTGAACGAGAAATTTCAGGAGAGAACAAAG AATGCTGAGTTGAGTTTGTCTGAGGAAAAACCAGTGACATTTAATGATTGCCTTGAATTGCctataataaaagagaaactgccatatttgaaattgttaagTCAGGATTTAAACGTAAACGAAGATCTTACAAAAAACAAAGACAAAGCGGTCAATACAAACGATTCGTCATGTATGAAACTAGATTCGGGCGTCAATTCA ACAGAAATACTTACtttaaatttccataaagTCATTTCAAGCTGTTTTGATTCTTTTGTAAAAACCtggataaaaaatgaagaaaa TCGCCTAGCGTGTACAATGCAAGAAAGTCTTAAGAGCGACGAGATTCTTTATGATCAACATGAAGGTCATGAAGAAGACGATTTTGTGAATAGTTGTACAAA AACGCTTTATTCTTCGTGTATAACCCTTCTtgttaatatgaaaaaatgttatcacCAATACCAAACTTTCGCGCGGCCTGACTTAGTGGTGGATCTTGTGGAAGCGTTTCAAAAAAATCTGAACGAGTATCTTGAGATGCTTGCGACACGAACGTCTACAAA ACTTTTAAGAAATCCGGAAACTGTAACTGTTGCGGTACTAGGAACTGTAGAATACATGGAGCATACATTACCTTATCTTATAATGGCTCTTCAAAAAATAGA AATACTACAagacaaagaaatattaaggTTTCAAGCACAGTTTAAAGCTTTGTCAAA GATGAAAGCAAGCACTCTTACAAAACTATTTTCCTTAATTAGCCGTCCTGTGAAATCGCAGTTGTATTCGTCATTCCATAGCTCCGACTTGGTGGATGAAAAAACAAGAAAGGAAAGTGTTTGGGTTCAACCATTATCAG ATGCcttaaagaaaatgtttgataaatttaaaccACTTTTGTCTCGAATGCTGCTGCGGTTGCtttgtgacatttttttaag ATGGTTTATTTGTGAGTAtcgtaaaattctttttgaaatgaataaatcatcTGTTCAcgctaataaaaat TTGCGTTTAGCCAGTGAAGCAATAATGAAAATCTTATACGATATACCTCAATATGTTTTACAAGATGAATCTCCTTTATACACAAAATATCTTCTGCATGAATTTAGTTCAattcaatctcttttaaag GATTCTTCTTAA
- the LOC128884299 gene encoding protein transport protein Sec61 subunit alpha-like produces MAKGFRFLNLMKPAMHIIPEVAVPHRKISFKGRLIWTLMTLFIFLICCQIPLYGIVTSYSADPFYWMRVILASNRGTVMELGISPVVTSGMIMQLLAGSRLIEVDQSLKEDRELFNGAQKLLGLLITIGEALAYVLGGMYGDVSTLGAGNAMLIILQLFFSGVMVLLLDELLQKGYGLGSGISLFIATNVCESVIWKAFSPTTINTGKGTEFEGALVALFHLLVTKKNKFEALREAFCRSNAPNVTNLLATIFIFCIVIYFQGFKVDLTIAYQKVRGQQGVYPIKLFYTSNIPIILQTALVSNIYFFSQIIFQRFKFSLMANVLGQWNEGDSTSQPVPVGGLVYYIFPPTNVSNMVEDPLRAFVYILFVLTSCALFSRTWTEISGSSSRDVAKHFRDNHLAIRGYRETSNIEVLNRYIPIAAAFGGVCIGALTIIADVLGAIGSGTGILLAVNIMYQYYEMMAKEQDQGNNIF; encoded by the exons ATGGCGAAAGGAT ttcgttttttaaatcttaTGAAACCTGCGATGCATATTATACCGGAAGTTGCCGTGCCGCATCGGAAG aTTTCTTTTAAAGGAAGACTCATATGGACGTTGATGAcgttgtttatctttttaatCTGCTGTCAAATACCTCTTTATGGAATCGTTACTTCCTATAGCGCGGATCCTTTTTATTGGATGCGGGTTATTTTAGCGTCCAATCGTGGAACAGTCATGGAACTTGGTATATCTCCAGTGGTCACATCTGGAATGATCATGCAACTTTTGGCTGGATCACGCTTGATTGAAGTAGATCAGAGCTTGAAAGAGGACCGTGAGCTATTTAACGGAGCACAAAAAC TTTTAGGATTGTTAATAACAATTGGAGAGGCTTTGGCTTATGTTCTGGGCGGAATGTACGGTGACGTGTCTACTCTTGGAGCAGGAAACGCTATgcttataattttacaattatttttttcgggAGTCATGGTTCTCCTACTAGACGAACTATTACAGAAAGGCTATGGACTTGGTTCGggtatatcactttttattgcaACCAATGTTTGTGAAAGTGTGATTTGGAAG gCCTTTTCCCCTACAACTATAAATACAGGAAAAGGAACTGAATTTGAAGGAGCGCTTGTTGCATTGTTCCATTTACTcgttacaaagaaaaataaatttgaggCATTACGTGAAGCTTTCTGTAGATCGAACGCCCCTAATGTTACCAATCTTCTGGCAACTATTTTCATCTTCTGTATTGTTATATACTTTCAA GGATTTAAGGTCGATTTGACTATAGCATATCAAAAAGTACGCGGGCAACAAGGAGTTTACCctataaaactattttatacATCAAATATTCCTATAATTCTTCAAACGGCTCttgtttctaatatttattttttctcgcaaattatttttcaaaggttCAAATTTAGCCTTATGGCAAATGTATTAGGCCAGTGGAAC GAAGGGGATAGTACTTCTCAGCCTGTTCCAGTAGGAGGGTtggtttattatatttttccccCAACTAATGTTTCTAATATGG ttgAGGATCCTTTACGAgcttttgtttacattttgtttgttttaacgTCATGCGCATTGTTTTCACGC ACTTGGACTGAAATATCCGGATCAAGCTCTCGTGACGTGGCTAAACACTTTCGTGATAACCATTTAGCGATTCGTGGATATCGTGAAACTTCCAACATTGAAGTTTTGAATCG ATATATTCCTATTGCGGCTGCCTTCGGTGGCGTCTGCATCGGAGCGTTAACTATCATCGCTGATGTTCTAGGAGCTATAGGTTCTGGAACGGGTATTTTACTTgctgtaaatattatgtatcaaTATTATGAAATGATGGCTAAAGAACAAGATCAAg gaaataatatattttaa